In a single window of the Thiohalophilus sp. genome:
- a CDS encoding RnfH family protein, producing the protein MAEQGKKLQVEVAYARPDVQEIIPLEVAPGTTVQQAIELSGILEQFPEIDLAQNKLGIFGKITRGDTELQERDRVEIYRPLIADPKESRRRRAAKKDAPGETEQGAE; encoded by the coding sequence ATGGCTGAGCAGGGCAAGAAATTGCAGGTCGAGGTGGCCTATGCCAGGCCGGATGTACAGGAGATCATCCCCCTGGAAGTGGCGCCGGGGACGACCGTCCAGCAGGCGATTGAGCTGTCAGGGATTCTCGAGCAGTTTCCTGAAATCGATCTGGCGCAAAACAAGCTGGGCATTTTCGGCAAGATCACTCGCGGCGATACCGAACTGCAGGAGCGGGATCGGGTCGAGATCTACCGGCCGCTGATTGCCGATCCCAAGGAGTCCCGCCGACGTCGCGCGGCCAAAAAAGACGCGCCGGGCGAAACGGAGCAAGGGGCCGAGTAA
- a CDS encoding outer membrane protein assembly factor BamE yields the protein MRSLLIMILPALLLAGAGGCSIYKIDIQQGNTLEAEQVEQLNTGMTREQVAYLLGTPLIQDPFHANRWDYVYSFKPGGSKPKSQHLTLHFENGSLARIDRDQFQDYKKLYTPTNRGLPDTASQSTGVGNTGPAPPRPPPGGDLPMP from the coding sequence ATGCGAAGCCTTCTCATTATGATTTTGCCGGCTCTGCTCCTCGCGGGAGCTGGCGGCTGCTCGATCTACAAAATCGACATCCAGCAGGGCAACACCCTGGAAGCCGAACAGGTCGAGCAACTCAACACCGGGATGACCCGCGAACAGGTCGCCTATCTGCTCGGGACGCCGCTGATTCAGGATCCGTTCCATGCCAATCGCTGGGACTATGTCTACAGCTTCAAGCCCGGTGGCAGCAAGCCGAAGAGCCAGCACCTGACACTTCACTTCGAGAACGGCAGCCTGGCCAGAATCGACCGCGACCAGTTCCAGGATTATAAAAAGCTCTACACGCCGACCAACCGGGGGCTGCCCGATACCGCCAGCCAGAGTACCGGGGTCGGCAACACTGGTCCTGCACCACCACGCCCCCCCCCAGGCGGCGATCTGCCGATGCCCTGA
- a CDS encoding type II toxin-antitoxin system RatA family toxin, translating to MQTINKSALVPYSPDQMYALVDDITAYPEFLPWCHHAEEHHRTEAQVEASLEIAHSGLHKSFTTRNELRPHDQIAMSLVKGPFKSLRGVWRFEPLGDAGCKVSLEMEFEFSSRLMGMTFGPLFNKIAGTLVDSFIERAKVVYG from the coding sequence ATGCAGACTATTAACAAAAGCGCGCTGGTGCCTTACAGCCCGGATCAGATGTACGCTCTGGTCGATGACATTACCGCCTATCCGGAATTTCTGCCCTGGTGTCATCATGCCGAGGAGCACCACCGTACCGAGGCACAGGTGGAAGCGAGTCTGGAGATTGCCCATAGCGGTCTGCACAAATCGTTTACCACCCGCAATGAACTGCGGCCCCATGATCAGATTGCAATGAGCCTGGTGAAAGGGCCATTCAAAAGTCTCCGGGGCGTCTGGCGTTTTGAGCCATTGGGTGACGCCGGTTGCAAGGTGTCGCTGGAGATGGAATTTGAATTTTCCAGCAGGTTAATGGGGATGACCTTCGGTCCCCTGTTCAACAAAATAGCGGGCACCCTGGTGGACTCGTTTATCGAGCGGGCGAAAGTGGTGTATGGCTGA
- the fur gene encoding ferric iron uptake transcriptional regulator encodes MESQDLKKAGLKATLPRLKILNFLEASEVRHMTAEEVYKALLESGDEIGLATVYRVLTQFETAGLVTRHHFEGGQSVFELNEGTHHDHFLCVKCGRVDEFMDEIIEERQHAIADKLGYTMTDHSLYIYGICPDCQKKDK; translated from the coding sequence ATGGAAAGCCAGGATCTGAAAAAAGCCGGACTCAAGGCCACCCTGCCGCGACTCAAGATATTGAATTTCCTTGAAGCCAGCGAAGTGCGGCACATGACGGCCGAAGAGGTTTACAAAGCCCTGCTGGAAAGTGGGGATGAAATCGGCCTGGCAACGGTCTATCGCGTCCTGACCCAGTTCGAGACCGCCGGCCTGGTGACCCGTCACCACTTCGAAGGCGGCCAGTCAGTGTTCGAGCTCAACGAAGGCACCCATCACGACCACTTCCTGTGCGTCAAATGCGGCCGCGTTGATGAGTTCATGGACGAGATCATCGAAGAGCGCCAGCACGCCATCGCCGACAAACTCGGCTACACCATGACCGACCATTCTTTATATATATACGGCATCTGCCCCGACTGTCAGAAAAAAGACAAGTAA